A single Lolium perenne isolate Kyuss_39 chromosome 6, Kyuss_2.0, whole genome shotgun sequence DNA region contains:
- the LOC127307075 gene encoding histone-lysine N-methyltransferase SUVR4 isoform X2: protein MTSSKVCKRKLAEAPLQQEAGKQCCQTVCPTENTSRPSSSRLPIKERRIDTNVPEDTLTDEDSSILSLQGRLPTFQAPLAVMHPPVQDSSQQRAYKDAHIISGAQYAVKGVSVAHERNMAGTSRSQATTKKKDSATNFEVALSNSGTGKLSFTYTSENRSDFHMPDMESVCKVMEARCLRTYKVLEPNFSVMKLLQDTCQCIVDLGVEFSGPREKGMVQIIPAHNVNDITKGEEHVRIPIINESGNGILPPHFQYIPGNITFQDAHVHISLARIGDESCCSGCFGDCLSGPFPCACAAETGGEFAYTRDGLLREAFLDSCISMLQEPQIQKRFIKECWSKCGCARNCGNRVVQRGISRHLQVFLTPGNKGWGLRAAEELPRGTFVCEYAGEILTNNELYERNNQETANARHTYPVYLNSDRQTEDILEDDTALCLDATFYGNVARFINHRCNDANIIEVPVEIETPDHHYYHDYGMDFGDVNHPIKAFKCLCGSKHCRDKENTSRSKSRALVLL from the exons ATGACATCTTCAAAGGTCTGCAAGAGAAAGTTGGCTGAAGCTCCACTGCAGCAAGAAGCAGGCAAGCAGTGCTGTCAAACAGTTTGTCCGACTGAGAACACATCACGACCATCTTCTTCACGACTGCCAATTAAAGAGAGACGTATTGACACCAATGTTCCGGAGGATACACTGACCGATGAAGATAGTTCAATTTTATCACTCCAAGGTCGCCTTCCTACTTTCCAGGCCCCACTGGCAGTAATGCACCCACCAGTTCAAGATTCCAGCCAGCAGAGAG CTTACAAGGATGCACACATAATTTCTGGTGCACAGTATGCTGTGAAAGGTGTTTCTGTTGCTCATGAAAGAAACATGGCTGGTACAAGCAGAAGTCAAGCAACCACAAAGAAAAAAGATTCTGCAACTAACTTTGAGGTAGCTTTGTCAAATTCTGGAAcagggaaactatcatttacatatacctCGGAAAATCGTTCTGATTTCCACATGCCTGACATGGAGTCGGTATGCAAGGTAATGGAGGCTAGATGTCTCAGGACATACAAGGTCCTAGAACCCAATTTCTCTGTCATGAAACTTCTGCAAGATACGTGCCAGTGTATTGTTGACTTGGGCGTAGAATTTAGTGGACCTAGAGAAAAAGGAATGGTACAAATAATTCCTGCTCATAATGTCAATGATATAACAAAAGGCGAAGAACATGTGAGAATTCCTATAATCAATGAAAGTGGCAATGGGATTCTTCCTCCTCACTTTCAGTACATACCAGGCAACATCACCTTCCAGGATGCGCATGTTCATATTTCACTTGCTAGAATAGGAGATGAAAGTTGCTGTTCAGGCTGCTTTGGAGATTGCTTATCAGGACCTTTTCCATGCGCATGTGCAGCAGAAACTGGAGGAGAATTTGCTTATACCAGAGATGGACTTCTAAGAGAAGCATTTCTCGATTCTTGTATCTCTATGCTTCAAGAACCACAGATACAAAAAAGATTTATTAAAGAATGCTGGAGCAAGTGCGGTTGTGCAAGAAATTGTGGAAACCGGGTGGTGCAGCGAGGCATCAGTCGACATCTGCAG GTATTCTTAACCCCTGGAAACAAGGGGTGGGGACTGAGGGCTGCCGAGGAACTTCCTCGTGGCACGTTTGTTTGTGAGTATGCTGGTGAAATATTAACAAACAACGAGCTCTATGAAAGAAATAATCAAGAGACAGCAAATGCTAGACACACGTACCCTGTGTATCTTAATTCTGATCGTCAAACTGAAGATATTCTGGAGGATGACACTGCTCTCTGTCTAGATGCCACCTTTTATGGGAATGTGGCACGGTTCATAAATCATAG GTGTAATGATGCCAATATTATTGAAGTACCTGTGGAGATTGAGACACCCGACCACCACTACTACCAT GACTATGGTATGGATTTTGGCGATGTGAACCACCCTATCAAAGCATTTAAATGTCTCTGTGGAAGCAAACATTGCCGGGACAAAGAAAACACCTCAA GATCTAAATCCCGAGCCCTGGTTTTATTATGA
- the LOC127307075 gene encoding histone-lysine N-methyltransferase SUVR4 isoform X1: MTSSKVCKRKLAEAPLQQEAGKQCCQTVCPTENTSRPSSSRLPIKERRIDTNVPEDTLTDEDSSILSLQGRLPTFQAPLAVMHPPVQDSSQQRAYKDAHIISGAQYAVKGVSVAHERNMAGTSRSQATTKKKDSATNFEVALSNSGTGKLSFTYTSENRSDFHMPDMESVCKVMEARCLRTYKVLEPNFSVMKLLQDTCQCIVDLGVEFSGPREKGMVQIIPAHNVNDITKGEEHVRIPIINESGNGILPPHFQYIPGNITFQDAHVHISLARIGDESCCSGCFGDCLSGPFPCACAAETGGEFAYTRDGLLREAFLDSCISMLQEPQIQKRFIKECWSKCGCARNCGNRVVQRGISRHLQVFLTPGNKGWGLRAAEELPRGTFVCEYAGEILTNNELYERNNQETANARHTYPVYLNSDRQTEDILEDDTALCLDATFYGNVARFINHRCNDANIIEVPVEIETPDHHYYHIAFFTKRKIKRFEELTWDYGMDFGDVNHPIKAFKCLCGSKHCRDKENTSRSKSRALVLL; encoded by the exons ATGACATCTTCAAAGGTCTGCAAGAGAAAGTTGGCTGAAGCTCCACTGCAGCAAGAAGCAGGCAAGCAGTGCTGTCAAACAGTTTGTCCGACTGAGAACACATCACGACCATCTTCTTCACGACTGCCAATTAAAGAGAGACGTATTGACACCAATGTTCCGGAGGATACACTGACCGATGAAGATAGTTCAATTTTATCACTCCAAGGTCGCCTTCCTACTTTCCAGGCCCCACTGGCAGTAATGCACCCACCAGTTCAAGATTCCAGCCAGCAGAGAG CTTACAAGGATGCACACATAATTTCTGGTGCACAGTATGCTGTGAAAGGTGTTTCTGTTGCTCATGAAAGAAACATGGCTGGTACAAGCAGAAGTCAAGCAACCACAAAGAAAAAAGATTCTGCAACTAACTTTGAGGTAGCTTTGTCAAATTCTGGAAcagggaaactatcatttacatatacctCGGAAAATCGTTCTGATTTCCACATGCCTGACATGGAGTCGGTATGCAAGGTAATGGAGGCTAGATGTCTCAGGACATACAAGGTCCTAGAACCCAATTTCTCTGTCATGAAACTTCTGCAAGATACGTGCCAGTGTATTGTTGACTTGGGCGTAGAATTTAGTGGACCTAGAGAAAAAGGAATGGTACAAATAATTCCTGCTCATAATGTCAATGATATAACAAAAGGCGAAGAACATGTGAGAATTCCTATAATCAATGAAAGTGGCAATGGGATTCTTCCTCCTCACTTTCAGTACATACCAGGCAACATCACCTTCCAGGATGCGCATGTTCATATTTCACTTGCTAGAATAGGAGATGAAAGTTGCTGTTCAGGCTGCTTTGGAGATTGCTTATCAGGACCTTTTCCATGCGCATGTGCAGCAGAAACTGGAGGAGAATTTGCTTATACCAGAGATGGACTTCTAAGAGAAGCATTTCTCGATTCTTGTATCTCTATGCTTCAAGAACCACAGATACAAAAAAGATTTATTAAAGAATGCTGGAGCAAGTGCGGTTGTGCAAGAAATTGTGGAAACCGGGTGGTGCAGCGAGGCATCAGTCGACATCTGCAG GTATTCTTAACCCCTGGAAACAAGGGGTGGGGACTGAGGGCTGCCGAGGAACTTCCTCGTGGCACGTTTGTTTGTGAGTATGCTGGTGAAATATTAACAAACAACGAGCTCTATGAAAGAAATAATCAAGAGACAGCAAATGCTAGACACACGTACCCTGTGTATCTTAATTCTGATCGTCAAACTGAAGATATTCTGGAGGATGACACTGCTCTCTGTCTAGATGCCACCTTTTATGGGAATGTGGCACGGTTCATAAATCATAG GTGTAATGATGCCAATATTATTGAAGTACCTGTGGAGATTGAGACACCCGACCACCACTACTACCAT aTAGCTTTTTTCACCAAAAGGAAAATAAAGCGGTTTGAGGAACTCACATGG GACTATGGTATGGATTTTGGCGATGTGAACCACCCTATCAAAGCATTTAAATGTCTCTGTGGAAGCAAACATTGCCGGGACAAAGAAAACACCTCAA GATCTAAATCCCGAGCCCTGGTTTTATTATGA
- the LOC127307074 gene encoding very-long-chain aldehyde decarbonylase GL1-4: MAIRPGPLTEWPWERMGNFKYLVMAPAVAHGLHRVTTKGWGDVDIAYALILPSLLLRMIHNQIWISISRYQTARSRHRIVDRAIEFEQVDRERGWDDQIIFNGLLFFLGYLALPSVRHFPLWRTDGAVMTALLHAGPVEFLYYWFHRALHHHFLYSRYHSHHHASIVTEPITSVIHPFGEHIVYFTLFAIPLLSTVYMGNGSALAFVLYIVYIDFMNNMGHCNFELVPKWMFQVFPPLKYIMYTPSFHSLHHTQFRTNYSLFMPFYDYIYSTMDKSSDELYESSLKGTEETPDLVHLTHMTNLQSAYHLRIGFASIASKPSDNSEWYMWALWPLAWLSMAVAWIYGSSAFVVERIKLKKMKMQTWVVPRYNFQYGLTWDRESINDLIEKAILDADVRGVKVLSLGLLNQAKELNGNGELFRQKYPKLRVRIVDGSGLATGVILKSIPVDAKQVFLHTGTSKIARAVAMTLCGRGIQVIMKQKKEYDMLKSQMPKNKASYLKCSSNDVTKIWIVDKIDDTEQRMAPKGTVFIPISQFPPKKVRKDCTYLSTPAMKIPETMQNIHSCENWLPRRVMSAWHIAGILHVLEGWSTHECGDDMMDVEKAWSAAIRHGFVPLTKA, from the exons ATGGCGATCAGGCCGGGCCCTCTGACTGAATGGCCATGGGAGAGGATGGGCAACTTCAAG TACCTGGTGATGGCGCCGGCGGTGGCCCACGGCTTGCACCGGGTGACGACCAAGGGGTGGGGCGACGTCGACATCGCCTACGCGCTCATCCTGCCCTCGCTGCTGCTGCGCATGATCCACAACCAGATCTGGATTAGCATCTCGCGCTACCAGACCGCCCGAAGCAGGCACCGCATCGTCGACCGCGCCATCGAGTTCGAGCAGGTCGACCGCGAGCGAGGATG GGACGACCAGATCATCTTCAACGGGCTGCTCTTCTTCTTGGGCTACCTGGCGCTGCCGAGCGTCCGGCACTTCCCGCTGTGGCGGACGGACGGGGCGGTCATGACGGCGCTGCTGCACGCCGGGCCGGTGGAGTTCCTCTACTACTGGTTCCACCGCGCGCTGCACCACCACTTCCTCTACTCGCGCTACCACTCGCACCACCACGCATCCATCGTCACCGAGCCAATCACCT CGGTGATTCATCCTTTTGGCGAACACATCGTCTATTTCACGCTCTTTGCAATCCCGCTGTTGTCCACAGTTTACATGGGAAATGGCTCTGCCCTCGCCTTTGTGCTGTATATCGTTTACATTGACTTCATGAACAACATGGGGCACTGCAATTTTGAGTTGGTGCCGAAGTGGATGTTCCAAGTATTCCCCCCTCTCAAGTATATCATGTACACCCCATC GTTTCATTCTCTTCACCACACGCAGTTCCGTACAAACTATTCACTCTTCATGCCATTTTACGACTACATATACAGCACTATGGACAAGTCGTCTGACGAGCTGTATGAGAGCTCACTGAAAGGAACAGAGGAGACACCTGACCTTGTTCATCTCACACATATGACCAACTTGCAGTCAGCCTATCATCTAAGGATAGGATTCGCATCCATAGCATCCAAACCATCTGACAACTCCGAGTGGTATATGTGGGCGCTCTGGCCCTTGGCATGGCTGTCAATGGCAGTAGCATGGATTTATGGGTCATCTGCATTCGTGGTTGAGAGAATCAAGCTAAAGAAGATGAAGATGCAAACATGGGTTGTACCGAGATACAACTTTCAA TATGGTCTGACATGGGATAGAGAATCGATCAACGACTTAATTGAAAAGGCAATATTAGATGCTGATGTAAGAGGGGTTAAAGTGCTCAGTCTAGGACTACTGAACCAG gCAAAAGAGCTGAATGGAAATGGTGAACTATTTAGACAAAAGTATCCGAAATTGAGAGTTCGAATAGTTGATGGAAGTGGATTAGCAACTGGAGTAATCCTAAAAAGCATCCCTGTAGATGCAAAGCAAGTTTTTCTTCATACAGGGACTTCTAAGATAGCCCGTGCTGTTGCTATGACATTATGTGGCAGAGGCATCCAG GTGATCATGAAACAGAAGAAAGAATATGATATGCTCAAGTCACAGATGCCAAAGAACAAAGCAAGCTATTTGAAGTGCTCCAGTAATGACGTAACCAAG ATTTGGATAGTAGACAAGATCGATGACACAGAACAAAGGATGGCACCAAAAGGCACAGTATTCATTCCTATATCGCAGTTCCCCCCTAAGAAAGTTCGCAAGGACTGCACTTACCTGAGCACCCCGGCGATGAAGATCCCTGAGACTATGCAGAACATCCACTCCTGCGAG AACTGGCTGCCAAGAAGGGTGATGAGCGCGTGGCACATCGCCGGAATACTCCACGTCCTGGAAGGATGGAGTACGCACGAGTGCGGGGACGACATGATGGACGTCGAGAAGGCATGGTCGGCTGCTATTAGACACGGGTTCGTCCCTCTGACGAAAGCGTGA